A region of Nocardioides sp. JS614 DNA encodes the following proteins:
- a CDS encoding Zn-ribbon domain-containing OB-fold protein gives MTAGIVRPMIGRDSRFFWDGTALGELRIQKCNACRSLRFPPGPACPTCGALDPGHVAAAGTGTVFSYVVHRHPPVPGKELPIVLALIDLDEGVRMVGEVVDVDAEEIEIGMRLRVDFDRIDDDLTLPVWRKA, from the coding sequence ATGACTGCAGGAATCGTGCGCCCGATGATCGGGCGCGACTCCAGATTCTTCTGGGACGGCACCGCGCTCGGCGAGCTGCGCATCCAGAAGTGCAACGCGTGCAGGTCGCTGCGCTTCCCGCCCGGACCGGCCTGCCCGACGTGCGGCGCCCTCGACCCGGGGCACGTCGCCGCGGCCGGCACCGGCACGGTGTTCTCCTACGTCGTGCACCGGCATCCACCGGTCCCCGGCAAGGAGCTGCCGATCGTGCTCGCCCTCATCGACCTCGACGAGGGCGTGCGGATGGTCGGCGAGGTCGTCGACGTCGACGCCGAGGAGATCGAGATCGGGATGCGCCTGCGCGTGGACTTCGACCGCATCGACGACGACCTGACCCTGCCCGTCTGGAGGAAGGCATGA
- the ppk2 gene encoding polyphosphate kinase 2 gives MAKSKRRLTSGQYEAELFRLQAEMVKVQEWVRAAGERLVIVFEGRDAAGKGGAIKRITQYLNPRVARITALPAPSERERGQWYFQRYVEQLPSRGEIVLFDRSWYNRAGVERVMGFCTPEEYRRFLHQCPIFERLLVEDGILLRKYWFSVSDEEQQRRFRDRLDDPMRRWKLSTMDLESITRWEDYSRAKDEMMVHTDIPEATWYVVEGDVKKEARLNMMAHLLSTIPYTEVDQASLQVPDRPPAKGYERPPRDQSTYVPDHVATLLGD, from the coding sequence ATGGCGAAGTCCAAGCGGCGGCTGACCAGCGGGCAGTACGAGGCGGAGCTGTTCCGGCTGCAGGCCGAGATGGTCAAGGTGCAGGAGTGGGTCCGCGCCGCGGGCGAGCGGCTGGTGATCGTGTTCGAGGGCCGCGACGCCGCCGGCAAGGGCGGCGCGATCAAGCGGATCACGCAGTACCTCAACCCGCGCGTCGCGCGGATCACTGCGCTCCCCGCCCCCAGCGAGCGGGAGCGCGGGCAGTGGTACTTCCAGCGGTACGTCGAGCAGCTGCCCAGCCGCGGCGAGATCGTGCTCTTCGACCGGTCCTGGTACAACCGCGCCGGCGTCGAGCGGGTGATGGGCTTCTGCACCCCCGAGGAGTACCGCCGGTTCCTCCACCAGTGCCCGATCTTCGAGCGGCTCCTGGTCGAGGACGGGATCCTGCTGCGCAAGTACTGGTTCTCGGTGAGCGACGAGGAGCAGCAGCGCCGGTTCCGCGACCGCCTCGACGACCCGATGCGGCGCTGGAAGCTCTCCACGATGGACCTGGAGTCGATCACGCGCTGGGAGGACTACTCCCGGGCCAAGGACGAGATGATGGTCCACACCGACATCCCCGAGGCGACCTGGTACGTCGTCGAGGGCGACGTCAAGAAGGAGGCCCGGCTGAACATGATGGCCCACCTCCTCTCGACGATCCCCTACACCGAGGTCGACCAGGCCTCGCTCCAGGTGCCGGACCGGCCGCCGGCCAAGGGCTACGAGCGCCCACCCCGGGACCAGTCGACCTACGTCCCCGACCACGTGGCCACCCTGCTCGGCGACTGA
- a CDS encoding dienelactone hydrolase family protein: MAILDSWTPGQHTAGGVTHPTYRKGAGPGVIVIHEIPGLTPTVVGFAQEVVDAGFTVVLPHLFGTPGAPMSAGAIAKVLPRLCVSKEFTTMATGRTSPVAVWLRGLARSLHEELGGPGVGALGMCFTGGFALAMMVDPAVAAPVLAQPSLPFPVGRARAADLNLSPSDLGAVKDRAAAGCEVLGLRYAGDRAVGTRFETLSRELGDAFLRVDLEGKGHSTLTEHRSQEAVDRVLGFFRDKLRH; this comes from the coding sequence ATGGCGATCCTCGACTCCTGGACCCCGGGACAGCACACCGCCGGTGGGGTCACCCATCCGACGTACCGCAAGGGCGCCGGCCCCGGGGTGATCGTGATCCACGAGATCCCGGGCCTGACGCCGACGGTGGTCGGGTTCGCGCAGGAGGTGGTCGACGCGGGCTTCACGGTGGTCCTGCCGCACCTGTTCGGCACCCCGGGCGCCCCGATGAGCGCCGGCGCGATCGCGAAGGTGCTGCCGCGGCTGTGCGTCAGCAAGGAGTTCACCACGATGGCGACCGGCCGGACCTCGCCGGTCGCGGTCTGGCTGCGCGGCCTCGCGCGCTCGCTGCACGAGGAGCTGGGCGGTCCGGGCGTCGGCGCGCTCGGCATGTGCTTCACCGGCGGGTTCGCGCTCGCGATGATGGTGGACCCCGCCGTCGCCGCGCCGGTCCTCGCCCAGCCGTCCCTCCCGTTCCCGGTCGGCAGGGCGCGGGCCGCGGACCTGAACCTCTCCCCCTCCGACCTCGGGGCCGTCAAGGACCGGGCGGCCGCCGGCTGCGAGGTGCTCGGCCTCCGGTACGCCGGTGACCGAGCTGTCGGCACCCGCTTCGAGACGCTCTCTCGAGAGCTGGGCGATGCCTTCCTCCGCGTCGACCTGGAGGGCAAGGGCCACTCCACCCTCACCGAGCACCGCTCCCAGGAGGCGGTCGACCGGGTCCTCGGGTTCTTCCGCGACAAGCTCCGACATTGA
- a CDS encoding MaoC family dehydratase, translating to MPIDPSVAVGAELGSQPFSWTESDVLLYHLAIGATDLSYTLEGPALQVLPSFGVVAPTFHMTDPPPLDLPGCDINLAQVVHGSQSISVAGPVPTTGSATVTTRISEIWDKGKAAVIWQEGVAVSPEGEELWTTRSSIFVRGEGGWGGDRGSSTPVELPDRAPDADATYHVLPQQALLYRLCGDRNPLHADPDFASAAGFPAPILHGLCSYGIVLRTLTDTLLGGDATQVGGFGVKFAGVVFPGETIRVRGWREDGRIVGSATVAGGDRDGAPVLDDVVLTPR from the coding sequence ATGCCCATCGACCCGTCCGTCGCGGTCGGTGCCGAGCTCGGCTCCCAGCCGTTCTCGTGGACCGAGAGCGACGTCCTCCTCTACCACCTGGCGATCGGCGCGACCGACCTCTCGTACACGCTCGAGGGCCCGGCGCTGCAGGTGCTGCCGTCCTTCGGTGTGGTCGCGCCGACCTTCCACATGACCGACCCGCCGCCGCTGGACCTCCCGGGGTGCGACATCAACCTCGCCCAGGTCGTGCACGGGTCCCAGTCGATCTCGGTGGCCGGACCGGTGCCGACCACCGGCTCGGCCACGGTCACCACCCGGATCAGCGAGATCTGGGACAAGGGCAAGGCGGCCGTGATCTGGCAGGAGGGGGTCGCGGTCTCTCCCGAGGGCGAGGAGCTGTGGACCACCCGCTCGTCGATCTTCGTCCGCGGCGAGGGCGGCTGGGGCGGGGATCGTGGCTCGTCCACCCCCGTCGAGCTCCCGGACCGGGCCCCGGACGCGGACGCGACGTACCACGTGCTGCCGCAGCAGGCCCTGCTGTACCGGCTGTGCGGCGACCGCAACCCGCTGCACGCCGACCCGGACTTCGCGTCGGCGGCCGGCTTCCCGGCTCCGATCCTGCACGGGCTCTGCTCCTACGGCATCGTGCTGCGCACGCTCACCGACACCCTGCTCGGCGGCGACGCCACGCAGGTGGGCGGCTTCGGCGTGAAGTTCGCGGGTGTGGTCTTCCCCGGCGAGACGATCCGGGTGCGCGGTTGGCGCGAGGACGGCCGGATCGTCGGCTCCGCGACGGTCGCCGGCGGTGACCGCGACGGTGCCCCCGTCCTCGACGACGTGGTCCTCACCCCGCGTTGA
- a CDS encoding MaoC family dehydratase N-terminal domain-containing protein: MSAAAQDEGRHARILAEAERIMALGECSESQAPYEVNQPTIGTWLDAMGYDNERFRSGEAPPSMAQVWTMRGLGRRRPDDDPLSAMMALLTDEGYTAVLGTNCEQSYDRYLKVGEHVRVTTALDSVVGPKLTAMGEGYFVTSRNTWYVAGPDGHSERVATMLFRVLKFIPKGSGGGA; encoded by the coding sequence GTGAGCGCGGCCGCGCAGGACGAGGGCCGCCACGCGCGGATCCTGGCCGAGGCCGAGCGGATCATGGCGCTCGGCGAGTGCTCGGAGTCCCAGGCGCCGTACGAGGTGAACCAGCCGACGATCGGCACCTGGCTCGACGCGATGGGCTACGACAACGAGCGCTTCCGCTCCGGCGAGGCGCCGCCGTCGATGGCGCAGGTCTGGACGATGCGCGGCCTCGGTCGCCGCCGTCCCGACGACGACCCGCTGAGTGCGATGATGGCCCTCCTCACGGACGAGGGCTACACCGCCGTGCTCGGCACCAACTGCGAGCAGAGCTACGACCGCTACCTCAAGGTCGGCGAGCACGTCCGCGTCACCACCGCGCTCGACTCCGTGGTCGGGCCGAAGCTCACCGCGATGGGCGAGGGCTACTTCGTCACGTCCCGCAACACCTGGTACGTCGCCGGTCCCGACGGGCACAGCGAGCGCGTCGCGACCATGCTGTTCCGGGTGCTCAAGTTCATTCCCAAGGGCTCTGGAGGTGGCGCATGA
- the kstD gene encoding 3-oxosteroid 1-dehydrogenase → MTPPLPAGLPARVDVVVVGAGGAGMTAALAAAARGLDTVLIEKSGYFGGSTARSGGGVWIPNNYALKAAGQGDDPELSRLYLDSIVGDVVPKVRRDTYLERGPEVMDFIRERTPLRFTWVPQYADYHPEAPGGRAAGRSAEPVPMDARFLGDELERLHPQYTKAPVNMIVTQADFRKISLGLRTLRGPLTMVKVLLRRVVSLVRGQRMYAMGNAIAIGLRKGLMDAGVPVHYDTELRDLVLEDGRVVGVRVLRDGAETVVRARRGVILGSGGFEKNLELREKYQPQPTSVEWTTGSQFNTGGGVLAGIAAGAQVDLMDDAWWGPTIPLPSGPWFCLAERNLPGSIIVNQAGRRFMNEALPYVEAVHEIYRGEATGVGHVPAWMVLDQRYRNRYLFAGLSPRQPFPGRWYQNGTVRKAATLADLAAEIGVPADALVETVARFNGFAGTGIDEDFHRGESAYDMYYSDPRVKPNPSLHAIDQAPYYAVKIVPGDLGTKGGLVTDEHARVLRPDGSPIPALYAAGNVSSAVMGRTYAGPGATIGPALTFGYLAAEDIAAQENPEEHA, encoded by the coding sequence ATGACGCCCCCCCTGCCGGCCGGTCTCCCGGCGCGCGTCGACGTCGTCGTGGTCGGCGCCGGCGGTGCCGGGATGACCGCCGCGCTCGCCGCGGCCGCACGCGGCCTCGACACGGTCCTGATCGAGAAGAGCGGGTACTTCGGCGGGTCGACGGCCCGCAGCGGTGGCGGGGTCTGGATCCCCAACAACTACGCGCTGAAGGCGGCCGGCCAGGGCGACGACCCCGAGCTCTCCCGGCTCTACCTGGACTCGATCGTCGGTGACGTGGTGCCGAAGGTCCGCCGCGACACCTACCTCGAGCGCGGGCCCGAGGTCATGGACTTCATCCGGGAGCGGACGCCGCTGCGGTTCACCTGGGTGCCGCAGTACGCGGACTACCACCCGGAGGCGCCCGGGGGCCGGGCGGCGGGTCGGTCCGCGGAGCCGGTGCCGATGGACGCCCGGTTCCTCGGCGACGAGCTCGAGCGGTTGCACCCGCAGTACACCAAGGCGCCGGTCAACATGATCGTCACCCAGGCCGACTTCCGGAAGATCAGCCTCGGTCTGCGCACCCTGCGCGGCCCGCTGACCATGGTCAAGGTGCTGCTGCGCCGGGTCGTCAGCCTGGTGCGCGGCCAGCGGATGTACGCGATGGGCAACGCGATCGCGATCGGGCTGCGCAAGGGCCTGATGGACGCCGGCGTGCCCGTCCACTACGACACCGAGCTGCGCGACCTGGTGCTCGAGGACGGCCGGGTCGTCGGCGTACGCGTGCTCCGCGACGGCGCCGAGACCGTCGTCCGCGCCCGGCGCGGCGTGATCCTCGGCAGCGGCGGGTTCGAGAAGAACCTGGAGCTGCGCGAGAAGTACCAGCCGCAGCCGACGTCCGTCGAGTGGACGACCGGCTCGCAGTTCAACACCGGCGGCGGCGTGCTCGCCGGCATCGCCGCCGGCGCGCAGGTCGACCTGATGGACGACGCGTGGTGGGGTCCCACGATCCCGCTGCCGTCGGGCCCGTGGTTCTGCCTGGCCGAGCGCAACCTGCCGGGCTCGATCATCGTCAACCAGGCGGGCCGGCGGTTCATGAACGAGGCGCTGCCGTACGTCGAGGCCGTGCACGAGATCTACCGGGGCGAGGCCACCGGGGTCGGTCACGTCCCGGCGTGGATGGTCCTCGACCAGCGCTACCGCAACCGCTACCTGTTCGCCGGGCTCTCGCCGCGCCAGCCGTTCCCGGGCCGGTGGTACCAGAACGGCACGGTGCGCAAGGCAGCGACGCTGGCCGACCTGGCGGCGGAGATCGGCGTACCGGCCGACGCGCTCGTCGAGACCGTGGCGCGCTTCAACGGCTTCGCCGGGACCGGCATCGACGAGGACTTCCACCGCGGCGAGAGCGCCTACGACATGTACTACTCCGACCCGCGGGTCAAGCCGAACCCGTCGCTGCACGCGATCGACCAGGCGCCGTACTACGCGGTGAAGATCGTGCCCGGCGACCTCGGCACCAAGGGCGGTCTGGTCACCGACGAGCACGCGCGGGTGCTGCGGCCGGACGGGTCGCCGATCCCGGCCCTGTACGCCGCCGGCAACGTCTCGTCCGCCGTCATGGGGCGCACCTACGCCGGCCCGGGTGCGACGATCGGACCCGCCCTCACCTTCGGCTACCTCGCGGCCGAGGACATCGCCGCCCAGGAGAACCCCGAGGAGCACGCCTGA
- a CDS encoding MaoC family dehydratase: MRPGDPLPEWSLPLTPTTIVSTAIATRDWQDVHHDRDVAQAAGSKDIFMNILTSNGLVERYVVDALGPDTELKGIAIRLGAPAYPYDTLTFRGEVTGVEDGIATIAVVGSVSLGDHVTGTVRVAVP; the protein is encoded by the coding sequence ATGAGGCCCGGAGACCCCCTGCCGGAGTGGTCGCTGCCGCTGACCCCGACCACGATCGTGAGCACCGCGATCGCGACCCGGGACTGGCAGGACGTCCACCACGACCGCGACGTCGCCCAGGCGGCGGGCTCGAAGGACATCTTCATGAACATCCTGACCAGCAACGGCCTGGTGGAACGGTACGTCGTGGACGCGCTCGGCCCGGACACCGAGCTGAAGGGGATCGCGATCCGGCTCGGCGCCCCGGCGTACCCCTACGACACGCTGACCTTCCGCGGCGAGGTCACCGGGGTCGAGGACGGCATCGCCACCATCGCGGTCGTCGGCTCGGTGTCCCTGGGCGACCACGTGACCGGCACCGTGCGGGTGGCTGTCCCGTGA
- a CDS encoding 2'-5' RNA ligase family protein, protein MPKLHALELVPDDDGLRAVHGEWQRLRDAGLPSRLDHLRPTDQPHITVVSAPVLPDDAIDVARARLGSLLPVRARAAGLLLLGGARLTIARAVDIDDDVVRRALAVRVQVPDRQHVGWLPHVTLARRVERSDVQRAIEVLGHEDVVLTLTELRRWDPDAGRVTTIAQARQ, encoded by the coding sequence ATGCCGAAGCTGCACGCCCTCGAGCTGGTCCCGGACGACGACGGCCTGAGGGCGGTGCATGGCGAGTGGCAACGGCTGCGCGACGCCGGCCTGCCCAGCCGGCTCGATCACCTGCGCCCGACCGACCAGCCGCACATCACGGTGGTCTCCGCGCCCGTGCTGCCCGACGACGCGATCGACGTGGCCCGGGCCCGGCTCGGCTCGCTGCTGCCCGTCCGCGCCCGGGCGGCGGGCCTGCTGCTGCTCGGCGGTGCGCGGCTCACGATCGCGCGGGCCGTGGACATCGACGACGACGTCGTACGCCGGGCGCTCGCCGTGCGCGTGCAAGTGCCCGACCGCCAGCACGTGGGATGGCTCCCGCACGTCACGCTGGCGCGCCGGGTGGAGCGGTCGGACGTGCAGCGCGCGATCGAGGTGCTCGGCCACGAGGACGTCGTACTGACCCTCACCGAGCTGCGGCGCTGGGATCCGGACGCCGGCCGGGTGACGACGATCGCCCAGGCGCGTCAGTAG
- a CDS encoding 2-keto-4-pentenoate hydratase, translated as MTSQDSRAASITAAVDRLSQAQATGVPCAPVRDLIGTDDLAAAYAVQQGLVQARIAGGARVVGRKIGATSEAVQTQLGVDQPDFGYLLDDMDVSPRERRDGPISMRTLLQPRVEAEVAFVLARDIDPAEGAEITLDLVRDAVEVALPALEIVDSRIADWRIGFTDTVADNASSGLFVVGADGHPLDELEPRDVVMSLTINGEERSSGTGLACLGDPLEALRWLAVQAHRFGDPLRAGHLILSGALGPFVPFAPGDRVVATISGFAPLSVTFTE; from the coding sequence GTGACCTCCCAGGACTCGAGAGCGGCCTCGATCACGGCCGCCGTCGACCGACTCTCCCAGGCCCAGGCCACCGGTGTCCCGTGCGCGCCCGTCCGCGACCTGATCGGCACCGACGACCTGGCCGCGGCGTACGCCGTGCAGCAGGGTCTCGTGCAGGCCCGGATCGCCGGGGGAGCCCGGGTCGTCGGCCGCAAGATCGGCGCGACGTCGGAGGCGGTGCAGACCCAGCTGGGCGTCGACCAGCCGGACTTCGGCTACCTGCTCGACGACATGGACGTCTCCCCCCGCGAGCGGCGCGACGGGCCGATCTCGATGCGCACGCTGCTCCAGCCCCGGGTGGAGGCCGAGGTCGCCTTCGTCCTCGCCCGCGACATCGACCCCGCCGAGGGCGCCGAGATCACCCTCGACCTGGTCCGAGACGCCGTCGAGGTCGCACTGCCGGCGCTCGAGATCGTCGACTCGCGGATCGCCGACTGGCGGATCGGGTTCACCGACACCGTCGCCGACAACGCCTCCAGCGGCCTGTTCGTGGTCGGCGCCGATGGCCACCCGCTGGACGAGCTCGAGCCGCGGGATGTCGTCATGTCGCTGACGATCAACGGCGAGGAGCGCTCGTCGGGCACCGGCCTCGCCTGCCTGGGCGACCCGCTCGAGGCGCTGCGCTGGCTGGCGGTGCAGGCGCACCGCTTCGGGGACCCGCTGCGCGCCGGCCACCTGATCCTGTCCGGGGCGCTGGGCCCGTTCGTGCCGTTCGCCCCGGGCGACCGCGTCGTCGCGACCATCAGCGGCTTCGCGCCGCTCAGCGTCACCTTCACCGAATGA
- a CDS encoding lipid-transfer protein, translating to MTTPSIGLGGKAAIAGIGATEFSKESGRSELQLSVEAVQHALADCGLTAADVDGLTTFTMDTSSEIAVARELGIPELRFFSRINYGGGAACATVQQAAMAVATGVADVVVCYRGFNERSESRFGRFSVAAATQVNTNGLDNAWTYPMGLGTPAATVAMQARRYQHEYGATSEDFGRVAVADRRHAATNPNAFFYGRPITLEDHQASRMIVDPLHLLDCCQESDGAVALVVTSAERARDLAQKPAYVTAAAQGSGADQFVMTSYYRADIGIPEMGVVGRELWRQSGLGPDDMRMGILYDHFTPYVLMQLEELGFCGRGEAPGFVADGAIEVDGKFPLNTHGGQLGEAYIHGMNGIAEAVRQVRGTSVNPVGGVEHLVVTAGTGVPTSGLILSAQR from the coding sequence GTGACCACTCCGTCCATCGGCCTGGGCGGCAAGGCGGCGATCGCCGGCATCGGCGCGACCGAGTTCTCCAAGGAGTCCGGCCGCTCCGAGCTGCAGCTCTCCGTGGAGGCCGTCCAGCACGCCCTGGCCGACTGCGGGCTCACCGCCGCCGACGTCGACGGGCTGACGACGTTCACGATGGACACCTCCTCGGAGATCGCCGTCGCGCGCGAGCTGGGCATCCCCGAGCTGCGCTTCTTCAGCCGGATCAACTACGGCGGCGGCGCCGCCTGCGCGACCGTGCAGCAGGCCGCGATGGCGGTCGCCACCGGCGTCGCCGACGTGGTGGTCTGCTACCGCGGCTTCAACGAGCGCTCGGAGAGCCGGTTCGGCCGGTTCTCGGTGGCCGCCGCGACCCAGGTCAACACCAACGGGCTGGACAACGCCTGGACCTACCCGATGGGCCTCGGCACCCCGGCCGCGACCGTGGCGATGCAGGCGCGGCGCTACCAGCACGAGTACGGCGCGACCTCGGAGGACTTCGGCCGGGTGGCGGTCGCCGACCGGCGGCACGCCGCGACCAACCCGAACGCGTTCTTCTACGGCCGGCCGATCACGCTGGAGGACCACCAGGCCTCCCGGATGATCGTGGACCCGCTGCACCTGCTCGACTGCTGCCAGGAGTCCGACGGGGCGGTCGCGCTGGTCGTGACGTCCGCCGAGCGGGCCCGCGACCTCGCGCAGAAGCCCGCGTACGTCACCGCGGCCGCGCAGGGCAGCGGCGCGGACCAGTTCGTGATGACCTCCTACTACCGCGCCGACATCGGCATCCCCGAGATGGGCGTGGTCGGCCGCGAGCTGTGGCGCCAGTCCGGCCTCGGCCCGGACGACATGCGGATGGGGATCCTCTACGACCACTTCACGCCGTACGTGCTGATGCAGCTCGAGGAGCTCGGGTTCTGCGGGCGGGGCGAGGCCCCCGGCTTCGTCGCCGACGGGGCGATCGAGGTCGACGGCAAGTTCCCGCTCAACACCCACGGCGGCCAGCTCGGCGAGGCCTACATCCACGGGATGAACGGCATCGCCGAGGCGGTCCGCCAGGTCCGCGGCACGTCGGTGAACCCGGTCGGCGGCGTCGAGCACCTCGTCGTCACCGCCGGCACCGGTGTCCCCACCAGCGGCCTGATCCTCTCCGCCCAACGTTGA
- a CDS encoding DUF480 domain-containing protein: MTDLPALDAEEQRVLGSLLEKQRTVPDSYPLTLNSLRTACNQSSSREPVVDYDEHTVEQVGRRLKDRGLLRIVWSDTGRRTLKYHQVLDEVLDLAEDERALVTVLLLRGPQAPGELKTRTERLHGFADRGAVEQTLSRMAERGLVRELPRRGGDRDSRWAHLLGEEAAVEEAPAPIVDVLAAGGGARDERVRSSYDAVATAYADHLLDELAGLPFETWLLDRVAAHAADDRAGGPVVDAGCGPGHVTAYLADAGVDAHGIDLSPAMVAEARRRFPDGSYEVGDLRRLMRPTTAEGWAAVLGWYSLGHLASAELPDAVAALARPLAPGGWLVLAGHAGVGVRHLDAWFEHEVDLDFVAREPEEIVAAVTAAGLVDVEWFLRGPLADRGETTERLYLLARRG, translated from the coding sequence GTGACCGACCTCCCCGCGCTCGACGCCGAGGAACAGCGCGTCCTCGGCAGCCTGCTGGAGAAGCAGCGCACGGTGCCGGACTCCTACCCGTTGACGCTGAACTCGCTGCGCACCGCGTGCAACCAGTCGAGCAGCCGCGAGCCGGTCGTCGACTACGACGAGCACACCGTCGAGCAGGTCGGCCGCCGGCTCAAGGACCGCGGTCTGCTGCGCATCGTGTGGTCCGACACCGGGCGCCGCACCCTGAAGTACCACCAGGTCCTCGACGAGGTGCTCGACCTGGCCGAGGACGAGCGGGCGCTCGTGACGGTGCTGCTGCTGCGCGGGCCGCAGGCACCCGGCGAGCTCAAGACCCGCACCGAGCGGCTGCACGGGTTCGCCGACCGGGGCGCGGTCGAGCAGACACTCTCCCGGATGGCCGAGCGGGGACTGGTGCGCGAGCTCCCGCGCCGCGGTGGCGACCGGGACAGCCGCTGGGCGCACCTGCTCGGCGAGGAGGCCGCTGTCGAGGAGGCGCCGGCGCCGATCGTGGACGTCCTGGCCGCCGGCGGGGGCGCGCGGGACGAGCGGGTGCGCTCGTCGTACGACGCGGTCGCCACGGCGTACGCCGACCACCTGCTCGACGAGCTCGCCGGCCTGCCGTTCGAGACCTGGCTGCTCGACCGGGTCGCCGCGCACGCCGCCGACGATCGGGCCGGCGGCCCGGTGGTGGACGCCGGCTGCGGTCCCGGTCACGTCACGGCGTACCTCGCCGACGCCGGCGTCGACGCACACGGCATCGACCTCTCGCCGGCCATGGTCGCCGAGGCGCGGCGCCGGTTCCCGGACGGCTCCTACGAGGTCGGCGACCTGCGCCGGCTGATGCGGCCGACGACCGCGGAGGGCTGGGCCGCGGTGCTGGGCTGGTACTCGCTGGGCCACCTGGCCTCCGCCGAGCTCCCCGACGCCGTCGCCGCGCTCGCGCGGCCGCTCGCACCGGGTGGCTGGCTGGTGCTCGCCGGGCACGCCGGTGTCGGCGTACGCCACCTCGACGCGTGGTTCGAGCACGAGGTCGACCTCGACTTCGTCGCGCGCGAGCCCGAGGAGATCGTCGCCGCCGTCACCGCCGCCGGCCTGGTCGACGTGGAGTGGTTCCTCCGCGGCCCGTTGGCCGACCGTGGTGAGACGACCGAGCGCCTCTACCTCCTGGCCCGCCGAGGTTGA